GGCGGTGGAGGAATGCTTGTACGATCGGTTGTCCTTTGTCCGATTCGTGGGCCTTTCCCTTGATCATGACGAGGTGCCCGATTCCTCGACCATTTGCCGGTTTCGGCAGAGCCTGCTTGAAAAAAACGTCTTGAAGCGGCTTCTGGACAAACTCAACCATCAACTCCAGCGGCGCGGCTTACTGGTACGTGAAGGAGCCATCGTGGACGCGAGCGTCATCACCTCCTCGCGCCGCCCCCTCAAAGTAATCGATATTCTTCCCGAAGATCGCGAGGAAGATGACGACGAGGCGTCGGACGTAACCATCAGCTACTCCGATGACGCCGATGCGGCCTGGTTGCGCAAAGGGAACCGGGCTTATTACGGCTACAAAGTCCATGCGGCCACGGACAGCCGGGACGGCTTTCTCCTCGGCGGCCATGTCACGCCCGCCAACCGTTCGGATACGCAGGAATTCGTGGATATTCTTGATGAGATTGGCCCCATGCCAGGGGGCCGCATCTATGCGGACAAGGGATACAGCAGCCAGTTGAACAGGCATGTGCTCCAAGCTCGGAGACTTGCCGACGGCATCATGCATAAGGCCGCTCGCAACCGTGCGCTGAACCCCGCCGAAAAAGCGGCAAATCGTCAAGTTAGCAGCGTCCGGTCGAAGGTGGAACGGGCTTTCGGAACGCTCAAAAGAAGTTATGGCTTCTTCCGGACGCGTTACCTGGGGGTAGCCAAGGTTGAACTTGAATTTTTACTCAACGCTATGGCTTTCAACTTGAAAAAAGCGGTGCTCAAAGCGGGATGTTGAGGAACACTTACGCTAAGGAGTGACGAACGCCGCCTCAAGGTGAAACAAGATCAGCGCTGTCGGCTAAACGACGGCGGAAACAGACGACCGAGACCTTTCGAGAGAATTCCGTAACGACATCAGAGGATTGTGCAGCGGTCTCGAAAAGGAAAACATACAAATATGCATTGCAGTTTCCGGATTATGAACCAGATGAGCGCACGAGGTTGGCAAGACGCTGTTTGGAAAAGGGTTTTTCAAGTCGAGGAAGTGAATGCAATGAAGTCACAAAATATGAATTGACAGCTCTTGCACAGGCAAAGATTGCATATGTGAA
Above is a genomic segment from Desulfolutivibrio sulfodismutans DSM 3696 containing:
- a CDS encoding IS5 family transposase, with protein sequence MGYFLFVDESGHDRREAPYMVLAGIIVEDRNIWNLIQAIRRAEEVFFGMRITKGELELKGKKLLKRDRCTGKWHNSIVILGNYAIFSPSKMMEAIMSERNSKKPGIADYVVSHRRHKECFLDEIDRLIDWKPFEKLLRKKLSRVVNAVGNPAYAPLPMFKILLLQRWYNLSDAAVEECLYDRLSFVRFVGLSLDHDEVPDSSTICRFRQSLLEKNVLKRLLDKLNHQLQRRGLLVREGAIVDASVITSSRRPLKVIDILPEDREEDDDEASDVTISYSDDADAAWLRKGNRAYYGYKVHAATDSRDGFLLGGHVTPANRSDTQEFVDILDEIGPMPGGRIYADKGYSSQLNRHVLQARRLADGIMHKAARNRALNPAEKAANRQVSSVRSKVERAFGTLKRSYGFFRTRYLGVAKVELEFLLNAMAFNLKKAVLKAGC